A window of the Macaca nemestrina isolate mMacNem1 chromosome X, mMacNem.hap1, whole genome shotgun sequence genome harbors these coding sequences:
- the LOC112426573 gene encoding embryonic testis differentiation protein homolog B, with amino-acid sequence MDKELPKGSPRETALNIKKSDKSFKRKKPTKNVLVFLINRQLGRHRSDIDLSRWLWMLS; translated from the coding sequence ATGGATAAAGAACTCCCGAAAGGCAGCCCCAGAGAGACCGCACTGAACATCAAGAAATCAGACAAATCCTTCAAACGCAAGAAGCCCACCAAAAATGTGCTGGTCTTTTTAATCAACAGACAACTGGGCAGGCACAGAAGTGACATCGACCTGTCAAGGTGGCTGTGGATGCTGTCATAA